In the Gorilla gorilla gorilla isolate KB3781 chromosome 10, NHGRI_mGorGor1-v2.1_pri, whole genome shotgun sequence genome, one interval contains:
- the GPR19 gene encoding probable G-protein coupled receptor 19: MVFAHRMDNSKPHLIIPTLLVPLQNRSCTETATPLPSQYLMELSEEHSWMSNQTDLHYVLKPGEVATASIFFGILWLFSIFGNSLVCLVIHRSRRTQSTTNYFVVSMACADLLISIASTPFVLLQFTTGRWTLGSAMCKVVRYFQYLTPGVQIYVLLSICIDRFYTIVYPLSFKVSREKAKKMIAASWIFDAAFVTPVLFFYGSTWDGHCNYFLASSWEGTAYTVIHFLVGFVIPSVLIILFYQKVIKYIWRIGTDGRTVRRTMNIVPRTKVKTIKMFLILNLLFLLSWLPFHVAQLWHPHEQDYKKSSLVFTAITWISFSSSASKPTLYSIYNANFRRGMKETFCMSSMKCYRSNAYTITTSSRMAKKNYVGISEIPSMAKTITKDSIYDSFDREAKEKKLAWPINSNPPNTFV; this comes from the coding sequence atgGTTTTTGCTCACAGAATGGATAACAGCAAGCCACATTTGATTATTCCTACACTTCTGGTGCCCCTCCAAAACCGCAGCTGCACTGAAACAGCCACACCTCTGCCAAGCCAATACCTGATGGAATTAAGTGAGGAGCACAGTTGGATGAGCAACCAAACAGACCTTCACTATGTGCTGAAACCCGGGGAAGTGGCCACAGCCAGCATCTTCTTTGGGATTCTGTGGTTGTTTTCTATCTTCGGCAATTCCCTGGTTTGTTTGGTCATCCATAGGAGTAGGAGGACTCAGTCTACCACCAACTACTTTGTGGTCTCCATGGCATGTGCTGACCTTCTCATCAGCATTGCCAGCACGCCTTTCGTCCTGCTCCAGTTCACCACTGGAAGGTGGACGCTTGGTAGTGCAATGTGCAAGGTTGTGCGGTATTTTCAATATCTCACTCCAGGTGTCCAGATCTACGTTCTCCTCTCCATCTGCATAGACCGGTTCTACACAATCGTCTATCCTCTGAGCTTCAAGGTGTCCAGAGAAAAAGCCAAGAAAATGATTGCAGCATCGTGGATCTTTGATGCAGCCTTTGTGACCCCTGTGCTCTTTTTCTATGGCTCCACCTGGGACGGTCATTGTAACTATTTCCTCGCTTCCTCTTGGGAAGGCACTGCCTATACTGTCATCCACTTCTTGGTGGGCTTTGTGATTCCATCTGtcctcataattttattttaccaaaaggtcataaaatatatttggagaataGGCACAGATGGCCGAACAGTGAGGAGGACAATGAACATTGTCCCTCGGACAAAAGTGAAAACTATCAAGATGTTCCTCATTTTAAATCTGTTGTTTTTGCTCTCCTGGCTGCCTTTTCATGTAGCTCAGCTATGGCACCCCCATGAACAAGACTATAAGAAAAGTTCCCTTGTTTTCACAGCTATCACATGGATATCCTTTAGTTCTTCAGCCTCTAAACCTACTCTGTATTCAATTTATAATGCCAATTTTCGGAGAGGGATGAAAGAGACTTTTTGCATGTCCTCTATGAAATGTTACCGAAGCAATGCCTATACTATCACAACCAGTTCAAGGATGGCCAAAAAAAACTATGTTGGCATTTCAGAAATCCCTTCCATGGCCAAAACTATTACCAAAGACTCGATCTATGACTCATTTGACAGAGAAGCCAAGGAAAAAAAGCTTGCTTGGCCCATTAACTCAAATCCACCAAATACTTTTGTCTAA